The following proteins are co-located in the Clavibacter capsici genome:
- a CDS encoding ABC transporter permease, translated as MIGYLVRRAGSALIVLALISLFTYMIFFLLQPDPAVTICGKTCTPDKIDSIRQLLGLDRPFWAQYGDFLAGIFTGRSYGEGATAIQCAAPCLGFSFQTQQSVLDMIVSRLPVSITLAVGAAVLWVVFGVAGGLVSAIKQGTVWDRAAMTAALTGISVPTYFAALLLQYVLVVQLQVLPFPQSVDFGDDPVVWLQSYIMPWLVLALGYASVYARIVRANVIDTLQEDYLRTARAKGLSAALVIRRHALRPSLTPVVTLFGMDFAGLLGGALITETVFGLNGVGKLAADSIAKNDQPVIMGVTLLAAAFVVVGNVVVDVLYTVLDPRVRITA; from the coding sequence ATGATCGGCTACCTCGTCCGCCGGGCCGGATCCGCGCTGATCGTGCTCGCGCTCATCAGCCTGTTCACCTACATGATCTTCTTCCTGCTCCAGCCGGACCCCGCCGTCACCATCTGCGGCAAGACCTGCACGCCGGACAAGATCGACTCCATCCGCCAGCTCCTCGGCCTCGACCGGCCGTTCTGGGCGCAGTACGGCGACTTCCTCGCCGGCATCTTCACGGGCCGCTCGTACGGCGAGGGCGCGACCGCGATCCAGTGCGCGGCGCCGTGCCTCGGCTTCAGCTTCCAGACGCAGCAGTCGGTGCTCGACATGATCGTGTCCCGCCTGCCCGTGAGCATCACGCTCGCGGTCGGCGCGGCGGTCCTCTGGGTCGTCTTCGGCGTGGCCGGCGGCCTCGTCAGCGCGATCAAGCAGGGCACCGTGTGGGACCGGGCCGCCATGACGGCGGCGCTGACCGGGATCAGCGTGCCGACGTACTTCGCGGCGCTGCTCCTGCAGTACGTGCTCGTGGTGCAGCTGCAGGTGCTGCCGTTCCCGCAGTCCGTGGACTTCGGCGACGACCCCGTCGTGTGGCTCCAGTCCTACATCATGCCGTGGCTCGTGCTCGCCCTCGGGTACGCGTCCGTGTACGCGCGGATCGTGCGGGCCAACGTGATCGACACGCTGCAGGAGGACTACCTGCGCACCGCGCGGGCCAAGGGCCTGTCGGCGGCGCTCGTGATCCGCCGGCACGCGCTGCGGCCGTCGCTCACGCCCGTCGTCACCCTGTTCGGCATGGACTTCGCCGGGCTGCTCGGCGGGGCCCTCATCACGGAGACCGTCTTCGGGCTCAACGGCGTCGGCAAGCTCGCCGCCGACTCCATCGCCAAGAACGACCAGCCCGTCATCATGGGCGTCACGCTCCTCGCCGCGGCCTTCGTGGTCGTCGGGAACGTGGTCGTCGACGTGCTGTACACCGTGCTCGACCCCCGAGTGAGGATCACCGCGTGA
- a CDS encoding ABC transporter ATP-binding protein yields MTATAPHQPPARAVPGTPLLEVEHLTIAFPTSRGPVEVVKDLSFRVEPDSTLGIVGESGSGKSMTSLAVMGLVPRGGEVTGSIRLAGEELVGRSDRELRAMRGDRMAMVFQDPLSSLNPYFTVGLQIEEAYRAHRPGSRKAVRSTVVAALERVGITEASTRVDHYPHQFSGGMRQRIMIAMALCLEPELLIADEPTTALDVTVQAQILDLLRSIRAETGMGMLVITHDLAVVSSLADEVLVMQGGHRVESGTAERVFTAPEDPYTHALLEAIPRIDAAYDRPTTGSAS; encoded by the coding sequence GTGACCGCCACCGCACCGCACCAGCCGCCCGCCCGGGCCGTCCCCGGGACCCCGCTCCTCGAGGTCGAGCACCTCACCATCGCGTTCCCCACCTCGCGGGGGCCGGTCGAGGTGGTGAAGGACCTCTCCTTCCGCGTGGAGCCCGACAGCACCCTCGGCATCGTGGGGGAGTCGGGCTCCGGCAAGTCGATGACCTCGCTCGCCGTCATGGGACTCGTGCCCCGCGGCGGCGAGGTCACCGGCAGCATCCGGCTCGCGGGCGAGGAGCTCGTCGGGCGGTCGGACAGGGAGCTGCGCGCGATGCGGGGCGACCGGATGGCCATGGTGTTCCAGGATCCGCTGTCCTCGCTCAACCCCTACTTCACCGTGGGGCTGCAGATCGAGGAGGCGTACCGGGCGCACCGTCCGGGATCCCGGAAGGCCGTGCGGTCGACGGTGGTCGCGGCGCTCGAGCGGGTCGGCATCACGGAGGCCTCGACGCGCGTGGACCACTACCCGCACCAGTTCTCCGGCGGCATGCGCCAGCGCATCATGATCGCGATGGCGCTGTGCCTCGAGCCCGAGCTGCTGATCGCGGACGAGCCGACCACGGCGCTCGACGTGACGGTGCAGGCGCAGATCCTCGACCTGCTGCGCTCCATCCGCGCCGAGACGGGGATGGGGATGCTCGTGATCACGCACGACCTCGCCGTCGTGTCCTCCCTCGCCGACGAGGTGCTCGTCATGCAGGGCGGGCACCGCGTGGAGAGCGGCACCGCCGAGCGCGTGTTCACCGCGCCGGAGGACCCGTACACGCACGCCCTGCTCGAGGCGATCCCCCGCATCGACGCCGCCTACGACCGACCGACGACGGGATCCGCCTCATGA
- a CDS encoding ATP-binding cassette domain-containing protein has translation MSTHDAPTGTPEPFLSARDLVKEYVTRGGRGLRPPVRRFRAVDGVSLDVPTGQTLSIVGESGSGKSTTARIVAHLLDPTSGTFALKGEDMTHATGARLREFRRQVQVVFQDPASSLNPRHTVEQIISAPLRYQGITTPGGHGRLVRDLLDRVGLDPDHAQRYPAQFSGGQCQRIGIARALAVSPGLIVCDEAVSALDVTVQARVIALLRDLQRERGLSYVFIAHDLAVVRQLSDRVAVMSAGKVVEEGTRDDVFERPQHPYTRSLLDAVPRIDPEWDRRREAARAAAGLAPGSLSTGAVRTSDGSAA, from the coding sequence ATGAGCACGCACGACGCCCCCACCGGGACCCCGGAGCCCTTCCTCTCCGCCCGCGACCTCGTGAAGGAGTACGTGACGCGCGGCGGCCGCGGGCTCCGACCGCCCGTGCGCCGCTTCCGCGCCGTCGACGGCGTGAGCCTCGACGTGCCGACCGGGCAGACGCTCTCGATCGTGGGGGAGTCCGGATCCGGCAAGTCGACGACCGCGCGCATCGTCGCCCACCTGCTCGACCCCACGTCCGGCACGTTCGCGCTGAAGGGCGAGGACATGACGCACGCGACGGGCGCCCGGCTGCGGGAGTTCCGGCGGCAGGTGCAGGTGGTGTTCCAGGATCCGGCGTCGTCGCTCAACCCGCGGCACACGGTGGAGCAGATCATCAGCGCGCCCCTGCGGTACCAGGGCATCACGACGCCCGGCGGGCACGGGAGGCTCGTGCGCGACCTGCTCGACCGGGTGGGCCTGGACCCGGACCACGCGCAGCGCTACCCGGCCCAGTTCTCCGGCGGGCAGTGCCAGCGCATCGGGATCGCGCGGGCGCTCGCCGTGAGCCCGGGCCTCATCGTGTGCGACGAGGCGGTCTCCGCGCTCGACGTGACGGTGCAGGCGCGGGTCATCGCGCTGCTGCGCGACCTCCAGCGCGAGCGCGGCCTCAGCTACGTCTTCATCGCGCACGACCTCGCCGTCGTGCGGCAGCTCTCCGACCGCGTCGCCGTGATGAGCGCCGGGAAGGTCGTGGAGGAGGGGACGCGCGACGACGTCTTCGAGCGCCCGCAGCACCCGTACACGCGGTCGCTGCTGGACGCCGTGCCGCGCATCGATCCCGAGTGGGACCGCCGTCGCGAGGCCGCGCGGGCCGCCGCGGGGCTCGCGCCGGGATCGCTCAGCACGGGCGCCGTGCGCACGTCGGACGGGTCGGCCGCGTGA
- a CDS encoding alpha/beta fold hydrolase, protein MIVGSATVPGVHVTDHQVEVPLDWAAARAGEPTATITVFARELVAPDRRADDLPALLYLQGGPGGKSPRVIDDGGWIGHALRTHRVVLLDQRGTGRSTPVTARTMLRFGEDHASAARYLALFRADSIVQDAEALRQHLEGGRRWSTLGQSYGGFLTLTYLSLAPEALSACYVTGGLASLDPSAEEVYRRTYPRTVAKNAGYHARYPGDVGILSRLADRLAAGDVTLPDGDALTVRRLQTIGIDLGMGPGRERIHALLDEALDDRGEPTDVLLAEIQRLTSYAANPLFAAMQESIYASGTRPATAWAAERERGRHPAFAPSARPLLLTGEMMYPWMFEEIRLLRPFRGAVEEMARRDDWPELYDPARLAANEVPVAAAIYHDDMYVDAGLQQETVARVGSARAWITNEHEHDGLGAPGVLGRLMDTIARDGGGLPR, encoded by the coding sequence GTGATCGTCGGATCGGCGACCGTCCCCGGCGTGCACGTCACCGACCACCAGGTCGAGGTGCCGCTCGACTGGGCGGCGGCGCGCGCCGGCGAGCCCACGGCGACGATCACCGTCTTCGCCCGCGAGCTCGTCGCCCCCGACCGCCGGGCCGACGACCTGCCCGCGCTCCTCTACCTCCAGGGCGGGCCGGGCGGGAAGTCGCCGCGCGTCATCGACGACGGCGGCTGGATCGGCCACGCCCTCCGCACGCACCGCGTGGTGCTCCTCGACCAGCGCGGCACCGGGCGGAGCACGCCCGTCACGGCGCGCACCATGCTGCGCTTCGGTGAGGACCACGCATCCGCCGCCCGGTACCTCGCGCTCTTCCGGGCCGACTCGATCGTGCAGGACGCGGAGGCGCTCCGGCAGCACCTCGAGGGCGGGCGCCGCTGGTCGACGCTCGGCCAGAGCTACGGCGGCTTCCTCACGCTCACCTACCTGTCGCTCGCGCCGGAGGCCCTGTCGGCCTGCTACGTGACGGGGGGCCTCGCCTCCCTCGACCCCTCCGCCGAGGAGGTGTACCGCCGCACCTACCCGCGCACGGTCGCCAAGAACGCCGGCTACCACGCGCGCTACCCGGGCGACGTCGGGATCCTGTCGCGCCTCGCCGACCGGCTCGCGGCGGGCGACGTGACGCTGCCCGACGGCGACGCGCTCACGGTCCGCCGCCTGCAGACCATCGGGATCGACCTCGGCATGGGGCCCGGGCGGGAGCGGATCCACGCGCTGCTCGACGAGGCGCTCGACGACCGCGGCGAGCCCACCGACGTGCTGCTCGCCGAGATCCAGCGCCTCACCTCCTACGCCGCCAACCCGCTGTTCGCGGCGATGCAGGAGAGCATCTACGCGTCCGGCACCCGTCCCGCCACCGCGTGGGCCGCCGAGCGGGAGCGCGGCCGGCACCCGGCCTTCGCGCCGAGCGCCCGGCCGCTGCTGCTCACCGGCGAGATGATGTACCCCTGGATGTTCGAGGAGATCCGGCTGCTGCGCCCCTTCCGCGGCGCGGTCGAGGAGATGGCGCGGCGCGACGACTGGCCCGAGCTCTACGACCCGGCCCGGCTCGCCGCCAACGAGGTGCCCGTCGCCGCCGCGATCTACCACGACGACATGTACGTGGACGCGGGCCTGCAGCAGGAGACGGTCGCGCGCGTGGGGAGCGCCCGCGCGTGGATCACGAACGAGCACGAGCACGACGGACTGGGGGCGCCCGGCGTCCTCGGCCGGCTGATGGACACGATCGCCCGCGATGGAGGAGGCCTGCCCCGATGA
- a CDS encoding aminopeptidase P family protein yields the protein MTDTTHDTTAATPPADDRRPPRLAEVPAFRELMAGGWITPDRTPTTVPGAVEAAAAHRARLSAAMPGVTMAVVSGYAPTRNDDCRYAFRADSDFVWLTGVQIEGAVLVMHAVPGGHDAVLHVPAPAHPGDPRFFSDADHGELWVGPAPAHADWQRALGIPVRDPDRLARDLAGVRDVRRAGAVTGVPSALADVPRDAGLVAGIGELRVIKDAWEIEELRRAVDDTVEGFAEVVRAIPEARSHGGERWLQGTFDRHARTVGNGPGYATIVGGGGHATILHWVRCDGPLRDGELVLLDMGVEARSLYTADVTRTIPVDGSFTPEQRLVHDVVERAHRAGLEAVAPGRPLVDFHHASMEVVAQGLDDLGILPVSVDEALSPAGQHHRRWLVCGIGHHLGLDVHDCSGAGTAAYAREVEAGMVLTVEPGLYFPPDDAMVPPELRGIGVRIEDDIVVTQTGSDVLSDALPIDARGLESWMREQGTPS from the coding sequence ATGACCGACACGACCCACGACACGACCGCGGCGACGCCGCCCGCCGACGACCGCCGTCCGCCCCGCCTCGCCGAGGTGCCCGCGTTCCGCGAGCTCATGGCGGGCGGGTGGATCACGCCCGATCGCACGCCGACGACCGTGCCCGGCGCCGTCGAGGCGGCCGCCGCGCACCGGGCCCGGCTGAGCGCCGCGATGCCGGGCGTGACGATGGCGGTCGTGAGCGGGTACGCGCCCACCCGCAACGACGACTGCCGCTACGCCTTCCGCGCCGACAGCGACTTCGTCTGGCTCACGGGCGTGCAGATCGAGGGCGCCGTGCTCGTGATGCACGCGGTGCCGGGCGGCCACGACGCCGTGCTGCACGTGCCCGCGCCCGCGCACCCGGGCGACCCGCGGTTCTTCTCCGACGCCGACCACGGCGAGCTCTGGGTCGGCCCCGCGCCCGCGCACGCCGACTGGCAGCGAGCGCTCGGGATCCCGGTGCGCGACCCCGACCGCCTCGCGCGCGACCTCGCCGGCGTCCGTGACGTGCGCCGCGCGGGCGCCGTCACGGGCGTCCCGTCCGCCCTCGCCGACGTGCCCCGCGACGCCGGCCTCGTGGCGGGGATCGGCGAGCTGCGCGTGATCAAGGACGCGTGGGAGATCGAGGAGCTGCGCCGCGCGGTCGACGACACGGTCGAGGGCTTCGCCGAGGTCGTCCGGGCGATCCCCGAGGCCCGGTCCCACGGGGGCGAGCGCTGGCTGCAGGGCACCTTCGACCGGCATGCGCGCACGGTCGGCAACGGCCCCGGCTACGCCACCATCGTGGGGGGCGGCGGCCACGCGACGATCCTGCACTGGGTGCGCTGCGACGGCCCCCTCCGCGACGGCGAGCTCGTGCTCCTCGACATGGGCGTGGAGGCCCGGAGCCTCTACACGGCCGACGTCACCCGCACGATCCCCGTGGACGGCTCGTTCACGCCCGAGCAGCGGCTCGTGCACGACGTCGTCGAGCGCGCGCACCGCGCCGGCCTCGAGGCGGTGGCCCCCGGCCGTCCGCTCGTCGACTTCCACCACGCGTCCATGGAGGTGGTCGCGCAGGGGCTCGACGACCTCGGGATCCTGCCCGTCTCGGTCGACGAGGCGCTCTCCCCGGCCGGCCAGCACCACCGGCGCTGGCTGGTCTGCGGGATCGGGCACCACCTCGGCCTCGACGTGCACGACTGCTCGGGCGCCGGGACCGCCGCGTACGCCCGCGAGGTGGAGGCGGGCATGGTGCTGACGGTCGAGCCCGGCCTCTACTTCCCGCCGGACGACGCGATGGTGCCGCCGGAGCTCCGGGGCATCGGCGTGCGGATCGAAGACGATATCGTGGTGACGCAGACGGGGTCCGACGTGCTGTCGGACGCGCTGCCGA